A window of Clostridioides sp. ES-S-0010-02 genomic DNA:
GCAATGTCAAGGTGGTGTTATGGAGGGATTAGCATAGCTAAGGGATTGAGAAATGCTTCTTTAAACTTAAAAAATGATAAATTAGTGAAGAAATATGATAACATATTAAAGAATTTATTGACATATAAATATGATGAGTATTATTTGACTACACCTATTTTATGTCATGGTCACAGTAGTATTTTATCTGTAATGACAATAATGTATAAAGAAACTAATGATAAAGATTATTTGTATAATCTTAATATGACCTTGAAAGAAATATTTCAATTATTTGAACCATCATTAAAGTATGGTTTTAAAACATTAGATGATTCAATAATAGATAGTACTTCATTTTTAGAAGGAACAACTGGAATAATCTTATCATTAATTTCTATATTAAGTAAAGAATCTGATTATGAGAAATTATTATTTTTATCTTAAATTAAAAAATTTAGTATAAAAGATATAATTTTTAATTTTACATCTTTTATACTAAATTAGTTTATCAAAATATGTGTGAAGCTGAAGGCTCTAATGTTTTTGGATGTAATTGTCTTATACTGTATTTTTTCAATATTTATAAAGTTAAAATATTACCAAGAATCTGTATTAGAGCAAAATGTAATAATGTTTATATGAGTAAGTGAATATAGTATAAGGATTTTGGCTTTGTACATAAAAATAAAAATACTTGACAAACCATTGGAATATTAATCGTGTCCAAATACATATTAGAGGAGACAAAATTATAGAAGTTCTAGAATCATGAAAAAATATTAGAATAATAGATATAGAAAAGAACTTGTAAGCTAGGGTAGATTTCTGGGTTTAAAATAACGTATTTAATTTATTTGTATAGAACAATTAAAAATTTACTTATTGAGATAATTAAAAAATAACTGTCACAGAAAAAATAATTTACTCATGTGACAGCCATTTTTGATATTATGTTTTTGTTTTTTATCTGAAAAATTTAAAATAAAAATGTTATTTTAATAATCTAAATAAAATTTATTTTAATATTAATTTTTTATTTTCTTAATATATCACTTTTAGTCAGTCCATTTGATTTACCTTGAGGAGTCCAATGATAATTAGACATAGATTTAAATAGAAATCTAGGAAAGTTAGGTGATATAAAAATATTATCTTTACTAGAAGTGTTACTATCTATGTTGTTACTAAGTATATTCTTTGATAGTTCTCCTAATGAAGTTCCTAAGCTTTTTTTTGGACCTTTACCTAAAGGAGTAGATTGTAATGAACCTAGCATTTCTCCTCCACCAATTCCTATCCCTTGAACCCATGTAAAGTTAACCCTTTTACACCAATTTTCTATCATTTGAATTGCTAAATGAGTTTGTTTCCCTTCATAGAATCCACAGTTAACTATTGCATATACTGGAATAGATTTTTTATTTAGTTTCTTCGCACATTCTTCACATTCCTCTAAAAAACGAATTAAATGAGAAGGAATGCCATCTACATAAAGAGGAAATGCAATTATTAACCTATCACAAGTAAGTATGGCTTCAATAGCTTTAGGATATTTAGATACATTGTCTATTTTAAATGTGAGAATGTCATTATCCTTTTGTATAAGTTTTTCTACTTCAGATAAAAAGTATTGTGAATTATTTTCTTTTACTTTTGGGCTTCCATTTATCATTACTATATTCATAAAGATTCACCTCTTACATCTTGTGGATTTTTAAAAAATGAAACAGAATGTTCCTTCATATTGAGATTTACAGCATTTGCACGTACTAGATTAGTAGCAGTGTCTTTTTCAGTATCTGTAATACAATCCCCATAGAATAAAGCCTTTAAATTTATCTGTTTTTCATATCTATTTTTATGATGCATTTCATTATTCTTTATTACAAAGTATGGAAGGAGATAGCTTATACTTCTATCAAGTATATTTTTGACAAATGGGCTAAATCCACCATAACAACATCTACTTATTATAATAAATTCATCAGAATCAGCTATCAATTTACCCATATTTCTGTAATAGTCTTTTATGACACATGTAGTAGGTGTTTTAATCCAACAACCAAAACAACCAATACACTTGTGGATTTCTTCAGTGTTTGAAAGTATTTTTATATTGTTATCAAGTTTAGGTAATAAATTATCTAAATCTTTTTCAGTTAAATCATGTATTAAAAGTCTCATAAGTTTTACCCCCTTTATATTATGTAGGTTGACTTTTGTAATTCTATCCTACAATTTTTTTTAATAAATTATTACACCAATTAATTACAAAACTATAATAGTCAACGCCATAAATCATTGTGAAATACATACATGTGTATTGGTCAATACAACAATTTTGTTCTACCTCAGTTTTTTGTGCATCTAATTTATTTAAAAGTAATTCAATTTCAGCTATCAACATTTTTAAGTTTGTTTCAATTATTTCTTTAGGTAAGTACTCATAAAAAAATATGTTAACAAGGTGGTTATGCTTTGTCTTAGAAAATTTAATTGGTTTTTCTAACCACTCGAGAAAGTATGATTTCCCTATATCAGTTATGGAATATAGTTTTTTTAATTTGCCCCCATCTATAACTTCGCGATAGTAGATATAATCTTTTTCTTCTAATCTTTTAAGTGCAGGATAAATACTACCAAAACTAGCATCAAAAAAGTATGAAGTACTTTGTGACATCTTTTGTTTTAAATCATATCCACTTAATTCTTTTTCCATCAGAAATCCTAAAATAATGTATTCTAACATAGTGCCTCCTAATATCGTTTATGTATATATTGTTTAGTTATATATCGTTTTGATATATTAATTATTACAAATAATGGGTAGACT
This region includes:
- a CDS encoding flavodoxin family protein: MRLLIHDLTEKDLDNLLPKLDNNIKILSNTEEIHKCIGCFGCWIKTPTTCVIKDYYRNMGKLIADSDEFIIISRCCYGGFSPFVKNILDRSISYLLPYFVIKNNEMHHKNRYEKQINLKALFYGDCITDTEKDTATNLVRANAVNLNMKEHSVSFFKNPQDVRGESL
- a CDS encoding PadR family transcriptional regulator, producing the protein MLEYIILGFLMEKELSGYDLKQKMSQSTSYFFDASFGSIYPALKRLEEKDYIYYREVIDGGKLKKLYSITDIGKSYFLEWLEKPIKFSKTKHNHLVNIFFYEYLPKEIIETNLKMLIAEIELLLNKLDAQKTEVEQNCCIDQYTCMYFTMIYGVDYYSFVINWCNNLLKKIVG